A DNA window from Streptomyces canus contains the following coding sequences:
- a CDS encoding type II toxin-antitoxin system PemK/MazF family toxin, with product MTAFTDENVPGRFGATATTEAEPREVGRVRTEYSPAHDGDPDPGEIVWTWVPFEENDGRGKDRPVLVVAREAAGTLLAVQLSSKRHDGDREWVPIGSGPWDRTGRDSWVDVDRILRLHEEGMRREACALDRGRFNLVRQRLHERYGWR from the coding sequence GTGACTGCGTTTACCGATGAGAACGTCCCCGGCCGCTTCGGCGCCACCGCCACCACCGAGGCCGAACCCCGCGAGGTCGGCAGGGTGCGCACCGAGTACTCCCCCGCGCACGACGGCGACCCGGACCCCGGCGAGATCGTGTGGACCTGGGTGCCCTTCGAGGAGAACGACGGACGCGGCAAGGACCGTCCCGTGCTCGTGGTCGCCCGGGAGGCGGCCGGCACCTTGCTCGCCGTACAGCTGTCGAGCAAGCGGCACGACGGGGACCGGGAGTGGGTGCCGATCGGCAGCGGGCCCTGGGACCGGACCGGACGGGACTCCTGGGTGGACGTCGACCGCATCCTGCGCCTCCACGAGGAGGGCATGCGCCGGGAGGCGTGCGCGCTGGACCGGGGGCGGTTCAATTTGGTCAGGCAGCGGCTTCATGAGCGGTACGGCTGGCGCTGA